A region from the Sphingopyxis lindanitolerans genome encodes:
- a CDS encoding TonB-dependent receptor, translated as MASTAALCSPAFAQQSAAADQSATPVNQIEDIVVTAQKRSENVQKVPIAISALGGEALTNRGFDSLSTLTKLAPSIQLSNFGPIAFVTLRGIGNENSTAGGDPGVAFHFDGVYVGRPVGTLFSAFDSERVEILRGPQGTLYGRNATGGSINYITKKPVDEFEANADVTVGNYDMWRLRGAVNIPLTNGISTRIVGYKEKRDGFTDNSVAGGTEANDADNYGIRGHILAEVTSNFTALISGAYIHAGGVGSQPELRTPFPGSTTGQNLGGPPIPGTNNYLVNGVPLVNDLRPFHEAKNTREFQDNTFRLVSATLDLDLGPAAIKSITAYAKSTFRTQQDTDYSSKNLGSLNLDEKARQFSQELQLSSTAGPSSPFNWILGAYYFHEKGYRESTYRGSRYDILAAAAQVPYGFRIAGNVTSESYAFFGQATVRPTDRWSVTGGVRYTNDEKGSVAKIVKLEHAWRRLDGRNDDGFQVAPFPG; from the coding sequence ATGGCTTCCACGGCCGCCTTGTGCAGTCCCGCCTTTGCCCAGCAGTCCGCTGCCGCGGACCAGTCCGCCACGCCGGTCAACCAGATCGAAGACATTGTGGTGACCGCCCAGAAGCGCAGCGAAAATGTGCAGAAGGTGCCGATCGCCATATCGGCGCTGGGCGGAGAGGCGCTGACGAACAGGGGTTTTGACAGCCTTTCGACCTTGACCAAGCTGGCGCCGTCCATCCAGCTCAGCAATTTCGGGCCCATCGCCTTCGTCACCCTTCGCGGCATCGGCAATGAGAACAGCACCGCCGGCGGCGATCCGGGCGTCGCCTTCCACTTCGACGGCGTCTATGTGGGGCGGCCGGTCGGCACCCTCTTCTCCGCCTTCGACAGCGAGCGCGTCGAGATCCTTCGCGGGCCGCAGGGCACGCTGTACGGACGAAACGCGACCGGCGGGTCGATCAACTATATCACGAAGAAGCCGGTCGACGAGTTCGAGGCGAATGCCGACGTCACGGTCGGAAATTACGACATGTGGCGCCTGCGCGGCGCGGTCAACATTCCGCTGACCAACGGCATCAGCACGAGGATCGTCGGCTATAAGGAAAAGCGCGACGGCTTCACCGATAACAGCGTGGCCGGCGGGACCGAGGCCAATGACGCCGACAATTACGGCATTCGCGGCCATATATTGGCCGAAGTGACGAGCAACTTCACGGCGCTCATCTCCGGCGCCTATATCCATGCCGGCGGCGTCGGCAGCCAGCCGGAACTCCGCACGCCCTTCCCCGGTTCGACCACTGGCCAGAACCTGGGCGGCCCGCCGATACCGGGCACCAACAATTATCTGGTGAACGGCGTGCCGCTGGTGAACGACCTGAGGCCGTTCCACGAGGCCAAGAACACACGGGAGTTTCAGGACAATACGTTCCGGCTGGTAAGCGCTACGCTCGACCTCGATCTGGGGCCGGCGGCGATCAAGTCCATCACCGCCTATGCGAAGTCGACATTCCGCACCCAGCAGGACACCGATTACTCGTCGAAGAATCTGGGTTCGCTCAACCTCGACGAAAAGGCGCGGCAATTCTCGCAGGAGCTTCAGCTTTCGTCGACCGCGGGGCCCAGCAGTCCCTTCAACTGGATTCTCGGCGCCTATTATTTCCATGAAAAGGGTTATCGCGAATCCACCTATCGCGGCAGCCGGTACGATATTCTGGCGGCCGCTGCCCAGGTTCCCTATGGTTTCCGCATCGCGGGCAACGTCACATCCGAATCCTATGCCTTTTTCGGCCAGGCCACGGTGCGTCCGACCGATCGCTGGAGCGTGACAGGCGGCGTGCGGTACACGAATGACGAAAAGGGCTCTGTTGCAAAAATCGTGAAGCTTGAGCATGCTTGGCGGAGATTGGACGGACGGAACGATGACGGATTTCAAGTGGCGCCATTTCCAGGGTGA
- a CDS encoding IS6-like element IS6100 family transposase, protein MTDFKWRHFQGDVILWAVRWYCRYPISYRDLEEMLAERGISVDHTTIYRWVQCYAPEMEKRLRWFWRRGFDPSWRLDETYVKVRGKWTYLYRAVDKRGDTIDFYLSPTRSAKAAKRFLGKALRGLKHWEKPATLNTDKAPSYGAAITELKREGKLDRETAHRQVKYLNNVIEADHGKLKILIKPVRGFKSIPTAYATIKGFEVMRALRKGQARPWCLQPGIRGEVRLVERAFGIGPSALTEAMGMLNHHFAAAA, encoded by the coding sequence ATGACGGATTTCAAGTGGCGCCATTTCCAGGGTGATGTGATCCTGTGGGCGGTGCGCTGGTATTGTCGCTATCCGATCAGCTATCGCGACCTTGAGGAAATGCTGGCGGAACGCGGCATTTCGGTCGACCATACGACGATCTATCGCTGGGTCCAGTGCTACGCCCCGGAGATGGAGAAGCGGCTGCGCTGGTTCTGGCGGCGTGGCTTTGATCCGAGCTGGCGCCTGGATGAAACCTACGTCAAGGTGCGGGGCAAGTGGACCTACCTGTACCGGGCAGTCGACAAGCGGGGCGACACGATCGATTTCTACCTGTCGCCGACCCGCAGCGCCAAGGCAGCGAAGCGGTTCCTGGGCAAGGCCCTGCGAGGCCTGAAGCACTGGGAAAAGCCTGCCACGCTCAATACCGACAAAGCGCCGAGCTATGGTGCAGCGATCACCGAATTGAAGCGCGAAGGAAAGCTGGACCGGGAGACGGCCCACCGGCAGGTGAAGTATCTCAATAACGTGATCGAGGCCGATCACGGAAAGCTCAAGATACTGATCAAGCCGGTGCGCGGTTTCAAATCGATCCCCACGGCCTATGCCACGATCAAGGGATTCGAAGTCATGCGAGCCCTGCGCAAAGGACAGGCTCGCCCCTGGTGCCTGCAGCCCGGCATCAGGGGCGAGGTGCGCCTTGTGGAGAGAGCTTTTGGCATTGGGCCCTCGGCGCTGACGGAGGCCATGGGCATGCTCAACCACCATTTCGCAGCAGCCGCCTGA
- a CDS encoding thermonuclease family protein, which translates to MPLVFIAAAALAGCSVTDGDTIRCGDERIRFLGVDAPDDPSNSRCRPVPKPGAICDRQRAEASKEALQRTMTGPLSIERVGIDPYGRTLALVYVQGRSLSCRQIEARQAVYVARWDQDGRVAHECPRAVASWQGWR; encoded by the coding sequence ATGCCCTTGGTGTTCATCGCCGCCGCCGCGCTGGCGGGTTGTTCCGTGACCGATGGCGACACGATCAGATGCGGGGACGAGCGTATCCGGTTTCTTGGCGTGGACGCGCCCGACGATCCGAGCAACAGCCGGTGCAGGCCGGTGCCCAAGCCCGGCGCGATTTGCGACCGGCAGCGGGCCGAGGCGAGCAAAGAAGCGTTGCAGCGGACCATGACAGGGCCGCTTTCGATCGAGCGCGTAGGGATTGACCCCTACGGGCGCACGCTGGCGTTGGTCTATGTGCAGGGGCGCAGCCTCTCATGCCGCCAGATCGAGGCGAGGCAGGCTGTCTATGTGGCGCGTTGGGATCAGGACGGGCGGGTTGCGCATGAGTGCCCCCGTGCGGTTGCGAGCTGGCAGGGGTGGCGATGA
- a CDS encoding recombinase family protein codes for MGAPDPGTRNGRSAEGGALIGYARVSTPEQDMSLQIDALEKAGCARIFTDVAGGAKAERAGLAEALAYLRPSDTLVVWKIDRLGRSLPHLVGLVENLRDRGIGFRSLTDAGMDTTTPSGALIFHIFAALADFERSLIRERTKAGLEVAAARGRKGGRRSVVTPGVLKRARDMMDKGLTVRQAAAALKIGKTPLYEALRAADEAAGSGSGGEENGV; via the coding sequence ATGGGCGCGCCAGACCCCGGAACGCGCAATGGGCGCAGCGCCGAGGGCGGGGCGTTGATCGGCTATGCGCGGGTATCGACGCCCGAACAGGACATGAGCTTGCAGATCGACGCGCTAGAGAAGGCGGGTTGTGCCCGCATCTTCACGGACGTTGCAGGCGGTGCGAAGGCAGAGCGGGCCGGGCTGGCCGAGGCGCTGGCCTATCTTCGCCCGTCAGACACGCTTGTCGTGTGGAAGATCGACCGGCTAGGTCGCTCGCTTCCCCATCTGGTCGGGCTTGTCGAAAATCTGCGTGATCGGGGCATAGGCTTCCGATCGCTGACAGATGCCGGGATGGACACGACGACGCCCAGCGGCGCGTTGATCTTCCATATATTCGCCGCGTTGGCCGACTTTGAGCGGTCGCTTATCCGCGAGCGGACAAAGGCCGGATTGGAGGTCGCCGCCGCGCGCGGCCGAAAGGGCGGCCGTAGGTCGGTTGTCACGCCGGGAGTGCTGAAACGCGCGCGCGACATGATGGATAAGGGGTTGACGGTGCGGCAGGCCGCCGCCGCGCTCAAGATCGGCAAGACGCCGCTCTATGAGGCGCTACGTGCAGCGGACGAGGCCGCAGGCAGCGGATCGGGGGGCGAAGAAAATGGCGTATGA
- a CDS encoding IS110 family transposase: MSKKIVVPSYLAAMDRAEADPSAARFWVGLDVGYKNTAVCVLDCDGAIVHQVSMKSSATEIGRYLRKNFKSHVTLIGIESGGLTPHLTTKLRAQGFQVVVLDARQVHRVLSVKRNKTDTNDARGIAEITRTGREYLTEVYVKSNLCFEIRAYLTMRDRLVKQRRETEAMIRGLVRVYGGRIEGGTETAASYRSRAIDQMCLIADTEGVDLRPRVLPLLDLCEGFYVEANRIERELELLAASNPVCRRFMEIPGVGTITAVSFYSAIEDPTRFRHVDDVAAYLGLTPRVYQSGESLTHGGISKMGNQLTRTHLVGAATVMLSNTRSFSTLKDWGLKLSKRIGFNKAKVALARKLAIIMFSLWRDGTHFMAKAADVPAHRALMQSRLPA, from the coding sequence ATGTCGAAGAAGATCGTGGTGCCGTCCTATTTGGCGGCGATGGATCGAGCGGAGGCCGATCCTTCGGCGGCGCGCTTTTGGGTTGGCCTGGATGTCGGCTACAAGAATACGGCGGTCTGCGTTCTCGATTGTGACGGCGCGATTGTTCACCAGGTCTCGATGAAGAGCAGCGCCACCGAGATCGGACGTTATCTGCGCAAGAACTTCAAATCGCATGTGACGCTGATCGGCATTGAGAGCGGCGGGCTGACGCCGCATCTGACGACCAAGCTGCGTGCGCAGGGCTTCCAGGTTGTAGTGCTCGATGCGCGCCAGGTGCATCGCGTGTTGTCGGTCAAGCGGAACAAGACCGACACGAACGACGCACGCGGCATCGCCGAGATCACGCGGACGGGCCGGGAATATCTGACCGAGGTCTATGTCAAATCGAACCTGTGCTTCGAGATCAGGGCCTATCTCACCATGCGCGACCGCCTCGTAAAACAGCGACGCGAGACCGAGGCGATGATCCGCGGCCTGGTGCGGGTCTACGGCGGACGGATCGAGGGTGGGACCGAAACCGCGGCGAGCTATCGCAGCCGCGCCATCGACCAGATGTGCCTCATCGCCGACACTGAAGGCGTCGATCTGCGACCACGGGTCCTGCCGCTGCTCGATCTGTGCGAAGGCTTCTACGTCGAGGCCAACCGCATCGAGCGCGAGCTGGAACTGCTGGCCGCGTCGAACCCGGTCTGCAGGCGGTTCATGGAGATCCCCGGCGTCGGCACGATCACCGCCGTATCGTTCTACAGCGCGATCGAGGACCCGACGCGCTTCCGGCATGTCGACGATGTGGCCGCCTATCTGGGCCTGACCCCGCGCGTCTACCAGTCGGGCGAGAGCCTGACGCATGGCGGCATCAGCAAGATGGGCAACCAGCTCACCCGCACGCATCTGGTCGGCGCCGCGACCGTCATGCTGTCGAACACCCGGTCGTTCAGCACGCTCAAGGACTGGGGCCTCAAGCTCAGCAAGCGGATCGGCTTCAACAAGGCGAAGGTCGCGCTGGCACGGAAGCTGGCGATCATCATGTTCAGTCTGTGGCGTGACGGCACCCACTTCATGGCCAAGGCGGCCGACGTGCCGGCGCACCGGGCGCTGATGCAGAGCCGGCTGCCGGCCTGA
- a CDS encoding diguanylate cyclase: MTDSFLANIWSTKDTLASKAGQQLSHKRSRLTIIRFPTPGSKRARLQNGGVPLAFRPTPDSTVSEMARDRCHRFCLLGGLVTNSENSSGSILQWLGFRGARGGRSVDGKPAFANGAGNVFQQARRHLLDEIAAFLLTYELDVTPNNLLTAHGAFSGSNPALARKIAQHVTAGLAVTQEWLDEITAADETIDKHDGIQHLMARLETTLESFSKNANDTRSATADYTDELEQHVAELDQVQGTGQILSSLADLAKAMLERTRKLETDMRRSEEEAKALRRSLEKARREAEIDHMTGLPNRRAFEAVLEREYRDARASFDPLTVAFCDIDHFKRINDTHGHDAGDRVIRLIAEMLATISDDNCHVARHGGEEFVMLFRGISLSEAHKKLDGLREQMAERRLRNRKTDEPLGQITFSAGIADVFDFSDPRAALKAADEALYTAKQGGRNQVIIAPKGGAQAA; encoded by the coding sequence ATGACCGACTCCTTTCTTGCCAACATCTGGTCAACAAAGGATACCCTCGCGTCGAAGGCCGGGCAGCAGCTAAGCCACAAGCGTTCGCGCCTGACGATTATCAGGTTTCCAACACCCGGTTCCAAGCGGGCACGCCTCCAAAATGGGGGCGTGCCGCTGGCTTTCCGGCCTACTCCCGACAGCACAGTTTCGGAAATGGCGCGAGATCGCTGCCATCGGTTTTGCTTGTTGGGGGGTTTAGTGACCAATTCGGAAAATTCTTCTGGCTCGATACTGCAATGGCTTGGCTTTCGCGGCGCGCGCGGGGGGCGCAGCGTGGACGGGAAACCGGCGTTCGCAAACGGCGCTGGCAATGTATTCCAGCAGGCGCGCCGCCATCTGCTCGATGAAATCGCGGCCTTCCTGCTCACCTATGAGCTGGACGTGACGCCCAATAACCTTCTCACCGCGCACGGGGCCTTTTCCGGGTCCAATCCCGCCCTTGCGCGCAAGATCGCCCAGCATGTGACCGCTGGCCTAGCCGTGACACAGGAATGGCTGGACGAAATCACGGCGGCAGACGAGACGATCGACAAGCACGATGGCATCCAGCACCTCATGGCGAGGTTGGAAACGACGCTCGAAAGTTTCTCGAAGAACGCCAACGACACGCGCAGCGCGACGGCCGACTATACCGACGAGCTGGAACAGCATGTGGCCGAGCTGGATCAGGTTCAGGGAACGGGTCAAATCCTTTCCAGCCTAGCCGATTTGGCGAAGGCGATGCTTGAGCGAACCCGTAAGCTGGAAACCGACATGCGGCGCAGCGAGGAGGAGGCCAAGGCGCTTCGCCGTAGTCTGGAAAAAGCGCGGCGCGAGGCAGAGATTGACCACATGACCGGCCTTCCCAATCGGCGGGCTTTTGAGGCGGTCCTAGAGCGGGAGTATCGTGACGCCAGAGCGAGCTTTGACCCGCTGACCGTAGCTTTCTGCGATATAGATCATTTTAAGCGCATCAATGATACGCACGGCCATGATGCAGGCGATCGGGTCATTCGACTTATCGCGGAAATGCTCGCTACGATTTCGGACGATAATTGCCATGTAGCGCGGCACGGCGGAGAGGAGTTTGTTATGCTGTTCCGGGGCATCAGCCTGTCCGAAGCGCATAAGAAACTTGACGGCTTGCGGGAACAAATGGCCGAACGTCGCTTACGAAACCGCAAGACCGATGAACCCTTGGGGCAAATCACCTTCTCCGCCGGTATCGCGGACGTGTTTGATTTTTCTGATCCAAGGGCGGCCCTCAAAGCGGCCGATGAAGCCCTTTACACCGCAAAGCAGGGCGGCCGAAACCAAGTGATTATCGCTCCCAAGGGAGGCGCGCAGGCTGCATGA
- a CDS encoding response regulator, translated as MNEGTPDEDVFPGAKLSDPAMVRAMGGALAVLAGLLEGKGVASVEETSNVLGIYAVITGETAPDEGLILACWAGILRDAAQEKTKKERGAEKMGVGSGSAAVLVVEDEPLVRTMAADILMDAGYRVFEACEAADALAILDGRDDIGAVFTDIEMPGMTGLALAAAVRDRWPSMPVLVTSGRVRPGAGELPNGAAYIAKPYMPGELVATLGKMLPPPDSGD; from the coding sequence ATGAACGAGGGGACGCCAGATGAAGACGTATTTCCCGGCGCGAAGCTCTCCGATCCGGCAATGGTGCGGGCGATGGGCGGGGCGCTGGCGGTCCTCGCCGGATTGCTGGAAGGGAAAGGCGTCGCATCGGTGGAGGAAACCTCCAACGTGCTGGGGATTTACGCTGTCATCACCGGGGAAACCGCACCCGATGAAGGTTTGATCCTCGCTTGTTGGGCAGGGATTTTGCGTGATGCGGCACAGGAGAAGACCAAAAAAGAACGGGGAGCCGAGAAAATGGGTGTAGGATCGGGCAGCGCGGCCGTGCTGGTTGTGGAGGATGAACCCCTAGTCAGGACGATGGCGGCCGACATTCTCATGGACGCGGGCTATCGCGTCTTTGAGGCGTGCGAGGCGGCCGATGCTCTGGCGATCCTTGACGGCCGCGATGATATTGGCGCGGTGTTCACCGATATTGAAATGCCCGGAATGACCGGCCTCGCCTTGGCCGCTGCCGTCCGCGACCGATGGCCATCCATGCCGGTCCTCGTTACCTCTGGCCGCGTGCGACCAGGTGCAGGCGAATTGCCGAACGGAGCTGCCTATATCGCCAAGCCCTACATGCCCGGTGAATTGGTCGCCACGCTCGGCAAGATGCTCCCTCCCCCCGATTCCGGCGATTAG
- a CDS encoding sigma factor-like helix-turn-helix DNA-binding protein, producing the protein MVDSSNIYREQQKAVALEFMEKALAILVEVDDSAADCYLQQSIDTCMASPRMTFPEDEFWDCVEELPHLTDRALFLHRQNGLSIEQIAKRLGIEQKEAAERLSDGLALVRGSFSLTEH; encoded by the coding sequence ATGGTTGATTCTTCCAATATCTATCGAGAGCAACAGAAAGCGGTTGCCCTAGAGTTCATGGAAAAAGCTCTTGCGATACTCGTTGAGGTCGATGATTCAGCCGCAGATTGTTATCTGCAACAATCAATAGATACGTGCATGGCGTCACCGCGCATGACATTTCCCGAAGATGAATTTTGGGATTGTGTTGAAGAATTGCCGCATTTGACCGATCGCGCCTTGTTCCTGCATCGGCAGAATGGGCTTTCGATCGAGCAAATCGCCAAGCGACTTGGCATCGAGCAGAAGGAGGCGGCCGAACGGCTTTCCGATGGGCTTGCCCTTGTTCGCGGCTCATTCAGCCTGACGGAACACTAA
- a CDS encoding type II toxin-antitoxin system RelE/ParE family toxin, giving the protein MDTERPVRWVASSKRDFREFPDDVQDVMGYALHLAQQGGQHASTKPLKGFGGAGVVEIIDDHQGDTFRTVYTVKFAEAVYVLHAFQKKSKQGKATPQADMDLIRTRLKSAEEHHRQHQTPRGTA; this is encoded by the coding sequence ATGGATACGGAACGGCCGGTTCGATGGGTGGCATCGTCAAAGCGCGATTTTCGGGAGTTCCCGGACGATGTGCAGGACGTAATGGGCTATGCCCTGCACCTTGCGCAGCAAGGCGGGCAGCACGCCAGCACTAAGCCGTTGAAGGGCTTTGGCGGCGCTGGCGTGGTCGAGATCATAGACGACCACCAAGGCGATACGTTCCGCACGGTCTATACGGTCAAATTCGCGGAGGCGGTCTATGTCCTGCACGCCTTCCAGAAGAAATCCAAGCAGGGCAAGGCCACGCCGCAGGCCGATATGGATTTGATCCGAACGCGGCTGAAATCCGCCGAGGAGCATCACCGGCAACACCAGACCCCGCGAGGCACAGCATGA
- a CDS encoding helix-turn-helix domain-containing protein, which produces MSAQDEIIEEGSGNVFADLGFADPDTHLLKAQLVTRVAEAMQERKLTQIAAAKVTGSTQPELSRILRGQFRSVSVERLLAMLTRLGCKVDIVVRPQGRTTESAVIHFA; this is translated from the coding sequence ATGAGCGCACAGGACGAAATCATTGAGGAAGGCAGCGGCAATGTCTTTGCCGATCTAGGCTTTGCCGACCCCGACACCCACCTTTTGAAAGCCCAGCTCGTTACCCGTGTAGCCGAGGCCATGCAGGAACGTAAATTGACGCAGATCGCCGCCGCCAAGGTTACGGGATCTACCCAACCGGAATTGTCGCGCATCCTGCGAGGCCAGTTCCGCAGCGTCTCGGTTGAGCGGCTTCTGGCCATGCTCACCCGGCTTGGCTGTAAGGTCGATATTGTCGTGCGTCCGCAGGGGCGGACCACTGAATCGGCCGTGATCCACTTCGCCTAA
- a CDS encoding transglycosylase SLT domain-containing protein produces the protein MAADLPPVVIEERVQCSIAAALRYNIPANVMLAVAEQENGRPGARVQNTNNTADLGSMQLNSSYIQSLARYGIRPEYVLAAGCYPYNLAAWRIRNHIRDDKGDLWTRVANYHSRTPVHNARYRALIMAKGARWEAWLSSRYNTYSVNGIPVSGGAPAARSASIPLTITAADATGGGQLAAQPAIVQPQGSADASAGYVASILAAAFNARITDTWRALEANYGAANSFHKYGQAVDFVPRAGLHTITREQIRAVMAQHGIRVAELLGPGDRGHADHWHLAFYTGDQTRPLDRAQIVVARAERGVGGLTSAAVQPMASYEAAPAPQARIMAARPNAAPISVAVNFRRDMLHPSPTDPTADPRFIPRTITASN, from the coding sequence ATGGCCGCTGATCTGCCTCCGGTTGTCATAGAAGAACGGGTGCAATGCTCGATCGCGGCGGCGCTGCGCTATAACATTCCGGCGAACGTCATGCTGGCGGTCGCGGAACAAGAGAACGGTCGGCCCGGCGCGCGCGTCCAGAACACCAATAACACCGCCGATCTTGGCTCGATGCAGCTCAATTCCAGCTATATTCAATCGCTGGCACGCTACGGTATCCGGCCCGAATATGTGCTTGCGGCGGGGTGCTATCCCTACAACCTCGCTGCATGGCGTATCAGAAACCATATCCGGGATGACAAGGGCGACCTGTGGACGCGGGTTGCCAATTATCATTCCCGAACGCCGGTCCATAATGCCCGCTATCGGGCGCTGATTATGGCGAAAGGTGCGCGCTGGGAGGCGTGGCTTTCCTCGCGCTATAATACCTACAGCGTGAACGGCATCCCGGTAAGCGGCGGCGCTCCTGCTGCGCGATCGGCCTCGATCCCGCTCACGATCACGGCGGCCGACGCGACGGGCGGGGGCCAGCTCGCGGCGCAACCGGCGATCGTCCAGCCCCAAGGCAGCGCCGACGCCTCGGCGGGCTATGTCGCCTCGATCTTGGCCGCTGCGTTCAATGCTCGCATAACCGATACGTGGCGGGCGCTGGAAGCCAATTACGGGGCCGCCAACAGCTTTCACAAATATGGGCAGGCGGTCGATTTCGTGCCGCGTGCCGGGCTGCACACGATCACGCGCGAGCAAATCCGCGCCGTGATGGCGCAACATGGTATTCGCGTGGCGGAGCTGCTGGGGCCGGGGGACCGGGGCCATGCCGATCATTGGCATCTGGCGTTCTATACCGGCGATCAGACTCGGCCGCTCGATCGCGCTCAAATTGTCGTCGCCAGAGCGGAACGCGGGGTAGGGGGTCTAACCTCGGCGGCCGTGCAGCCGATGGCCAGCTATGAGGCTGCGCCAGCTCCACAAGCCCGCATCATGGCGGCTCGGCCGAACGCCGCGCCTATTTCCGTTGCGGTCAATTTCCGGCGCGACATGCTGCATCCTTCGCCTACCGATCCCACGGCGGACCCGCGATTTATTCCGCGCACAATCACCGCCAGCAATTGA
- the trbL gene encoding P-type conjugative transfer protein TrbL has protein sequence MKALARLHLSALGLALTFAATPAYAQSQGMLDNVLNRYKGMAAAWASVFTTHATILFGALAAISLIWTFGQMALRRADLGEFASETIRFAVFCGVFWWLLINGPAIGIAIIEGLRSLGAQASGLPNNLAPSGIVDIGFDIFRQTNEEFSITSPFQSTIQVLIALGVLIVLALVGVNMLLLLASGYILAYGGVIFLGFGGSRWTSDIALNYFKTVVAVGASLMTMVLIVGVGKTFLDQYYAQTGAGATVQDLGTMLVFAVVLLALVNKVPAMVGGVISGGSIHAAGGIGAFGAGAALGAAGMAAGAAATGGAMIAAGAMNAAGGASAIKAAFAAAGGSGGEGGQTGMGGGQPLSSAGDMPGGGDNGGGGGGGGGGTPLSVAMGGDGGSPPANDNSGLQGGSEAASAGGGTATSAAAGSEAADREDGNGGGAAGGSPAGEGEASSASSQGEGTPESGDTGGTQRTGLSRAAKTASILGGAAAGMAVGALKERVGNTVGGRLAANIRASAASASSGSETLAPATGAGSPASSSDSSPPPTAQFAGDTISAARDAGDMETPEDEVAAFVQRRGDS, from the coding sequence ATGAAGGCTCTAGCTCGCCTGCATCTGTCCGCCTTGGGGTTGGCGCTCACGTTCGCCGCGACCCCTGCCTATGCGCAATCGCAAGGTATGCTCGATAATGTTCTGAACAGATATAAGGGCATGGCGGCGGCGTGGGCGAGCGTCTTCACAACGCACGCGACAATTCTGTTCGGCGCTCTGGCCGCGATCAGTCTCATATGGACTTTCGGGCAAATGGCGCTGCGCCGCGCCGATCTTGGCGAATTTGCCTCCGAGACAATCCGTTTCGCTGTCTTCTGCGGTGTCTTTTGGTGGCTCCTCATCAACGGCCCGGCGATCGGCATTGCAATCATTGAAGGCTTGCGCTCGCTGGGTGCCCAAGCATCGGGCCTTCCTAATAACCTCGCCCCATCGGGGATTGTCGATATTGGATTCGACATTTTCCGCCAAACCAATGAAGAATTTTCGATAACCTCGCCGTTCCAATCTACGATTCAGGTTCTCATCGCGCTTGGCGTCCTGATCGTCTTGGCGCTCGTCGGCGTGAATATGCTGCTCCTCTTGGCGTCCGGCTATATCCTTGCTTATGGCGGGGTTATCTTCTTGGGCTTCGGCGGTTCCCGTTGGACCTCCGACATTGCGCTGAACTATTTCAAAACGGTGGTCGCGGTCGGCGCGTCTCTGATGACGATGGTTCTCATCGTCGGCGTCGGGAAGACGTTCCTTGACCAATATTATGCGCAAACGGGTGCGGGGGCGACCGTTCAAGACTTGGGCACCATGCTTGTCTTCGCGGTCGTGCTTCTGGCGCTCGTAAACAAGGTTCCCGCAATGGTCGGGGGCGTTATAAGTGGCGGCTCGATCCACGCGGCGGGCGGTATCGGAGCCTTTGGGGCAGGGGCCGCGCTGGGTGCTGCCGGGATGGCCGCTGGGGCGGCGGCCACGGGTGGAGCTATGATCGCTGCTGGCGCGATGAACGCTGCGGGTGGAGCCAGCGCGATCAAGGCCGCCTTCGCTGCCGCTGGTGGGAGCGGTGGTGAAGGCGGCCAAACCGGCATGGGAGGCGGGCAACCGCTTTCGTCGGCGGGCGACATGCCGGGAGGCGGCGATAACGGCGGCGGCGGTGGCGGTGGGGGCGGCGGCACGCCCCTTAGCGTCGCTATGGGCGGCGATGGCGGTTCCCCCCCGGCCAATGACAACAGCGGCCTTCAAGGCGGCTCGGAAGCCGCCAGCGCGGGCGGCGGCACGGCTACTAGCGCCGCTGCGGGTAGCGAGGCGGCCGATCGTGAAGACGGCAACGGCGGCGGCGCTGCCGGTGGCTCGCCTGCGGGGGAGGGGGAGGCCAGCTCCGCCAGCTCGCAAGGTGAAGGCACGCCCGAAAGTGGCGACACTGGCGGCACGCAACGCACCGGCCTTAGCCGTGCGGCGAAAACCGCAAGCATCCTCGGCGGCGCTGCCGCTGGTATGGCGGTGGGCGCTTTGAAAGAGCGGGTGGGAAATACGGTGGGCGGCCGACTGGCGGCCAATATCCGCGCGTCGGCCGCCTCGGCATCGTCGGGAAGTGAAACGCTCGCTCCCGCGACCGGCGCGGGCAGTCCCGCCAGCTCGTCCGATTCATCGCCACCCCCCACGGCGCAATTCGCGGGCGATACCATTTCGGCCGCCCGTGATGCGGGCGACATGGAGACGCCAGAGGATGAAGTTGCGGCCTTCGTCCAGAGAAGGGGGGACAGCTAA